The Zingiber officinale cultivar Zhangliang chromosome 9A, Zo_v1.1, whole genome shotgun sequence genome window below encodes:
- the LOC122021521 gene encoding putative polyketide hydroxylase isoform X1, whose protein sequence is MGPGGPGGPGGPGGPPGPGWAPLPGGPFPGWGPAPPGGPFWGPGFGGFLPSWLVLPIFTSCAAAAYFRNAVGPCSGRAQGRMVLLLLFEIL, encoded by the exons ATGGGCCCTGGAGGACCTGGCGGACCTGGCGGGCCTGGAGGGCCTCCTGGACCTGGGTGGGCTCCCCTCCCAGGGGGCCCTTTCCCTGGCTGGGGCCCAGCACCGCCAGGGGGCCCATTCTGGGGGCCAGGTTTTGGTGGCTTCCTACCCTCGTGGTTAGTCCTCCCAA TTTTTACTTCCTGTGCTGCTGCTGCTTACTTCAGGAATGCTGTGGGCCCTTGTTCGGGACGGGCCCAAGGCCGTATGGTCCTCCTCCTCCTTTTTGAAATATTATAA
- the LOC122021521 gene encoding ejaculatory bulb-specific protein 1-like isoform X2 yields MGPGGPGGPGGPGGPPGPGWAPLPGGPFPGWGPAPPGGPFWGPGFGGFLPSCFYFLCCCCLLQECCGPLFGTGPRPYGPPPPF; encoded by the exons ATGGGCCCTGGAGGACCTGGCGGACCTGGCGGGCCTGGAGGGCCTCCTGGACCTGGGTGGGCTCCCCTCCCAGGGGGCCCTTTCCCTGGCTGGGGCCCAGCACCGCCAGGGGGCCCATTCTGGGGGCCAGGTTTTGGTGGCTTCCTACCCTCGTG TTTTTACTTCCTGTGCTGCTGCTGCTTACTTCAGGAATGCTGTGGGCCCTTGTTCGGGACGGGCCCAAGGCCGTATGGTCCTCCTCCTCCTTTTTGA
- the LOC122021520 gene encoding DNA repair protein recA homolog 2, mitochondrial-like translates to MRGALCSLSSALLRRPIASIGASGHPPLSPCLRSLPQNGRSIGRAWISRYYLSSTVESLVEYERDPPFDDRSVLDKRSSLDLALCQLASDFDKESNLSLGRFYRSRQIPVISTGSLKLDLALGIGGLPKGRMVEIYGKESSGKTTLALHIIKEAQKLGGCCAYFDIENVLDLALAERIGVNIGNLLISRAECAEHSLSIVNTLVNSGSIDVIVVDSVAALIPQCEIESTIDMNRPEVQSRLMTRALRKIHHSLCRSEALIIFINQVRENVGHRHGFVDQNEITCCGTALRFYAAVRMRARRKCLLYNDNTATGIAISIEIIKNKLAPAMKRADLNIEFGRGLRREEELLEIASKHRFIKKEQDGYWIQGEYYKDQQAAERYLAANNSLASDLTDLLKDQLFNETTESGRQTEMIEQS, encoded by the exons ATGCGAGGCGCTCTCTGCTCCCTCTCCTCTGCGCTCTTGCGACGGCCCATCGCTTCCATCGGCGCCTCCGGACATCCGCCTCTTTCCCCTTGTCTCCGGTCTCTTCCCCAG AATGGAAGAAGCATAGGAAGGGCTTGGATAAGCCGTTATTATTTGTCTTCTACAG TTGAATCGCTAGTTGAATATGAAAGGGATCCTCCATTTGATGATAGAAGCGTTCTGGACAAACGGTCGTCCCTCGATCTTGCACTATGTCAGCTAGCAAGTGATTTTGATAAAGAATCAAATTTATCATTAGGCCGTTTCTACCGTTCACGGCAGATTCCAGTAATCTCAACTGGCTCTCTAAAGCTTGATCTGGCCCTTGGAATTGGAGGATTGCCAAAG GGAAGAATGGTTGAGATTTATGGGAAAGAATCCTCTGGAAAAACTACACTCGCTCTTCACATTATAAAGGAAGCTCAAAAGCTTGGAG gatgttgtgcttattttGATATAGAGAATGTGTTGGATCTCGCTTTAGCAGAAAGGATAGGTGTAAATATAGGCAATCTTCTGATTTCAAGAGCTGAATGTGCTGAACATTCACTAAGCATAGTGAATACACTCGTAAATAGTGGATCTATTGATGTTATCGTGGTGGATAGC GTAGCAGCCCTTATTCCCCAATGTGAAATTGAATCTACAATAGATATGAATCGTCCTGAGGTGCAATCTAGGTTGATGACTCGAGCACTCCGAAAGATTCATCATTCCTTATGCCGGTCAGAAGCTCTCATCATTTTTATTAATCAG GTTAGAGAAAATGTGGGCCATAGGCATGGATTTGTAGATCAAAATGAGATCACATGCTGCGGAACTGCCTTACGATTCTATGCTGCAGTACGAATGAGAGCTAGAAGGAAATGCTTGCTTTACAATGACAATACG GCCACTGGCATTGCTATATCGATTGAAATCATCAAAAACAAGCTTGCGCCTGCGATGAAGAGGGCTGACCTAAACATAGAATTTGGAAGAGGTCTCCGCCGCGAGGAAGAACTTCTCGAAATCGCCTCAAAGCATAGATTTATCAAAAAGGAACAAGATGGGTATTGGATACAAGGAGAGTATTACAAAGATCAACAAGCAGCTGAAAGGTACCTCGCCGCAAATAACAGTCTGGCGAGCGACCTTACAGATCTATTAAAAGATCAATTGTTCAATGAGACAACAGAAAGTGGACGACAAACTGAGATGATCGAGCAGTCGTAA
- the LOC122020735 gene encoding ubiquitin carboxyl-terminal hydrolase 24-like, producing the protein MKQPPVLVFGSFTKAESKFFKKQSVEDDSFLVENQGLQFGSSKSRSLYKGSASETIKVNSSVNSKGVQISNLIANGRACTTSSAAKYDRKPVNTRTQSNGCTSRCSSHSIGVAENGHYNSDLASSRESDHGITRETTLASPKGGFQASKNHSVLSDSGAAPTPTLETLEITSKKEQVVECLLPRGLVNSGNICFLNATMQGLLACAPFVQLLQELRNQSISKIGFPTLHAIVDFICQFDMPDDSRLTTNGKGVIKTGKAFSPTMFDAVLKGFTPDLPAGIFGRHRQEDAQEFLSFIMDQMHDELLKLDGHLSDSSGGKTPIVSSADEDGWETVGPKNKSAVTRTQSFVPSRLTTIFGGQLRSLVKTTGNKASATIQPFLLLHLDIFPDHVHSIEDALRLFSAPETIEGYKASHGKAGVVNASKSVKIQTLSKILILHLTRFSYGSKGSTKLHKPVHFPLELDIGRELLVSLSERRRYELVATITHHGREPAKGHYTADARHGCVWLRHDDASVTAVNTKNVLHDQAYVLFYKQM; encoded by the exons ATGAAGCAACCTCCG GTTTTAGTCTTTGGTTCTTTTACCAAAGCCGAGTCTAAGTTCTTCAAGAAACAGTCAGTTGAAGATGATTCATTTCTTGTAGAAAATCAAGGATTGCAGTTTGGATCCTCAAAATCTCGAAGTTTATACAAAGGCTCTGCTAGTGAAACTATAAAAGTCAATTCATCTGTAAATTCAAAAGGTGtccaaatttcaaatttaattgcaAACGGCCGAGCATGCACTACTTCATCAGCAGCTAAGTATGATAGAAAACCTGTGAATACAAGAACCCAATCAAATGGATGCACCAGTAGATGTTCCTCCCACTCTATAGGAGTTGCTGAAAATGGGCACTATAACTCTGATTTAGCTTCTTCTCGAGAATCTGATCATGGAATTACAagagaaactactctagcaagcCCAAAAGGTGGGTTCCAAGCATCAAAAAACCATAGTGTGCTTTCTGATTCAGGGGCAGCTCCAACTCCCACATTGGAAACTCTGGAAATTACTAGTAAGAAAGAACAAGTAGTCGAATGCTTATTGCCCCGTGGACTAGTAAATTCTGGAAATATATGTTTTTTAAATGCAACAATGCAAGGACTTCTCGCCTGTGCACCGTTTGTTCAACTTTTGCAGGAGTTAAGGAATCAAAGTATCTCAAAG ATTGGCTTTCCGACATTGCATGCAATTGTTGATTTTATATGTCAATTTGACATGCCGGATGATTCAAGACTGACTACCAATGGAAAGGGAGTTATCAAAACTGGGAAGGCTTTTAGCCCGACTATGTTTGATGCTGTTTTAAAAGGTTTTACTCCAGACTTGCCAGCTGGAATATTTGGCAGGCATAG ACAAGAGGATGCTCAGGAattcttgagttttatcatggATCAAATGCATGATGAATTGTTGAAGCTTGATGGTCATTTATCAGATTCTAGTGGGGGCAAGACGCCAATTGTTTCTTCTGCTGATGAAGATGGCTGGGAAACTGTTGGACCAAAGAACAAATCTGCAGTCACTAGAACTCAGAGTTTTGTTCCTTCACGGCTAACTACAATTTTTGGGGGTCAGTTAAGGAGCCTTGTGAAGACGACAG GCAACAAGGCTTCAGCAACAATTCAGCCATTCCTTTTGCTCCATCTTGACATTTTCCCGGATCATGTTCACAGCATTGAGGATGCACTACGCTTATTTTCTGCACCTGAAACTATTGAAGGATATAAAGCATCACATGGCAAG GCTGGGGTAGTAAATGCCAGTAAATCAGTGAAAATACAAACGCTTTCCAAGATATTGATACTGCATTTAACAAGATTCAGCTACGGAAGCAAAGGAAGCACAAAATTGCACAAGCCTGTCCATTTCCCATTAGAGCTTGATATTGGCCGCGAACTACTTGTTTCCCTGTCAGAG CGAAGAAGATACGAGCTTGTGGCAACCATAACGCACCATGGGCGAGAACCAGCAAAGGGCCACTACACTGCCGATGCAAGGCATGGCTGTGTATGGCTTCGGCATGATGATGCATCTGTTACGGCTGTTAATACAAAAAATGTCTTGCACGACCAGGCTTATGTTCTTTTCTATAAGCAAATGTAG